In Amycolatopsis solani, a single window of DNA contains:
- a CDS encoding TetR/AcrR family transcriptional regulator, whose amino-acid sequence MVTKTAVSPAAETRERILKAAAALLVAEGRDGLSTRAVSAAAGVQPPALYRLFGDKDGLLDAVAAYGFDEYLTDKRALGSTGDPVEDLRRGWDLHQEFGLSRPEFYVLMYGDARAGRTSPAAREAEGMLREILERVAAAGRLRVSVERAARLVHATGMGVVLSLIATPEPERDLDLSATARETVLSRILTDAAEPAGSALPERAIALRAGLRDATTLTDAERVLLAEWLDRIADA is encoded by the coding sequence CGGATCCTCAAGGCGGCGGCCGCGCTGCTGGTGGCGGAGGGCCGCGACGGCCTCTCGACCCGCGCGGTCAGCGCGGCGGCCGGCGTCCAGCCCCCGGCGCTGTACCGGCTCTTCGGCGACAAGGACGGCCTGCTCGACGCGGTCGCGGCGTACGGGTTCGACGAGTACCTGACCGACAAGCGCGCGCTGGGCTCGACCGGCGACCCGGTCGAGGACCTCCGGCGCGGCTGGGACCTGCACCAGGAGTTCGGGCTGTCCCGCCCGGAGTTCTACGTGCTCATGTACGGCGACGCCCGCGCGGGCCGCACCTCGCCCGCCGCCCGCGAGGCCGAAGGGATGCTGCGCGAGATCCTCGAGCGCGTCGCGGCCGCGGGCCGGCTGCGGGTGAGCGTCGAGCGCGCGGCCCGGCTGGTCCACGCGACGGGCATGGGTGTCGTGCTGTCGCTGATCGCGACTCCGGAACCGGAGCGCGACCTCGACCTTTCGGCGACGGCGCGGGAGACGGTGCTGAGCCGCATCCTCACCGACGCCGCCGAACCCGCGGGGTCGGCCCTGCCCGAGCGCGCGATCGCCCTGCGCGCGGGATTGCGGGACGCGACCACGCTCACCGACGCCGAGCGGGTGCTGCTCGCCGAGTGGCTGGACCGCATCGCCGACGCCTGA
- a CDS encoding glycerate kinase produces the protein MKVLVAPDKFKGSLTAAEVASAVAAGLADGHPGVAVQALPVADGGDGTVDAAVAAGFERVRVPARGPTGALVMASYAVRGDTAVVELAEASGLHRLPGPLSPLTATSAGTGDVIAAAVAAGCRRIVLGVGGSACTDGGAGMLTALGARLSDAAGRELPFGGAALAQVASLDVAELSEVDIELACDVDNPLYGPRGAAFVYGPQKGASPEDVKTLDAALRHWASVAGPEFASRPGAGAAGGVGFAAMAVLGARMRPGIALLLDLLGFESALAGASLVVTGEGSLDRQTLSGKAPAGVARAAAAAGIPCVAVSGRCLLSPAELAEAGISAAYALTDLEPDPARCMAEAAPLLRRLSRHIATDHLGR, from the coding sequence GTGAAGGTCCTCGTCGCGCCGGACAAGTTCAAGGGGTCGCTGACCGCGGCCGAGGTGGCGTCGGCGGTGGCCGCGGGCCTCGCCGACGGCCACCCCGGCGTCGCGGTGCAGGCCCTGCCGGTGGCGGACGGCGGCGACGGCACGGTCGACGCCGCCGTCGCCGCCGGGTTCGAGCGGGTGCGGGTCCCGGCCCGCGGACCGACGGGCGCGCTCGTGATGGCGTCCTACGCGGTCCGCGGGGACACTGCAGTCGTCGAGCTGGCCGAGGCGTCCGGGCTGCACCGGCTGCCCGGCCCGCTTTCACCGCTCACGGCGACGAGCGCGGGCACGGGCGACGTCATCGCGGCGGCGGTGGCCGCGGGCTGCCGCCGGATCGTGCTCGGCGTGGGCGGCAGCGCGTGCACCGACGGTGGTGCGGGCATGCTGACCGCGCTGGGCGCCCGGCTCTCGGACGCCGCTGGCCGCGAACTCCCGTTCGGTGGCGCGGCGTTGGCCCAGGTCGCTTCGCTGGACGTGGCTGAATTGTCCGAAGTGGACATCGAGCTGGCGTGCGATGTGGACAATCCGCTGTACGGGCCGCGGGGTGCCGCTTTCGTTTACGGGCCTCAGAAGGGTGCGTCGCCTGAGGACGTCAAGACGCTGGACGCGGCGTTGCGGCACTGGGCTTCGGTGGCCGGTCCGGAGTTCGCGTCGCGGCCCGGGGCGGGGGCCGCCGGGGGAGTGGGGTTCGCGGCGATGGCGGTGCTGGGCGCGCGGATGCGGCCGGGGATCGCGTTGCTGCTGGACCTGCTCGGCTTCGAATCCGCGCTGGCGGGAGCGTCGCTGGTGGTCACCGGCGAAGGATCGCTCGACCGGCAGACGCTGTCCGGCAAGGCCCCGGCCGGCGTCGCGCGCGCAGCGGCGGCCGCGGGGATCCCGTGCGTCGCGGTGTCCGGGCGGTGCCTGCTGTCCCCGGCCGAGCTGGCGGAGGCGGGGATCTCGGCGGCGTACGCGCTGACGGACCTGGAGCCGGACCCGGCCCGCTGCATGGCCGAGGCGGCACCGCTGCTGCGCCGCCTGTCCCGCCACATCGCGACCGACCACCTCGGCCGGTGA
- a CDS encoding allophanate hydrolase-related protein: MALMFFNGGAMRGEPLHHLLSGSPFVGAARTAAKYRFYAVGEQCPALYPVSHGGAEVTGEVYDVSLDDLRDKVLPSEPHELELGVVELTDGSSAFAMLLRRPYTSHVALRDITEVGDWRAYKASA; encoded by the coding sequence GTGGCCCTGATGTTCTTCAACGGCGGCGCGATGCGCGGCGAACCCCTGCACCACCTCCTGTCCGGCTCGCCGTTCGTGGGCGCCGCGCGGACGGCGGCGAAGTACCGGTTCTACGCGGTCGGCGAGCAGTGCCCGGCGCTGTACCCGGTCTCGCACGGCGGTGCGGAGGTGACCGGCGAGGTCTACGACGTGTCGCTGGACGACCTGCGCGACAAGGTGCTGCCGTCCGAGCCGCACGAGCTGGAGCTCGGCGTGGTCGAGCTGACCGACGGCAGTTCGGCGTTCGCGATGCTGCTGCGGCGGCCGTACACCTCGCACGTGGCCCTGCGGGACATCACCGAGGTCGGCGACTGGCGGGCGTACAAGGCGAGCGCGTGA
- a CDS encoding NCS2 family permease → MTQTEVPTPVVDEVPAQRRSLLDKLFELRARQSTIGREVRGGVTTFVAMAYIVLLNPLILGASADITGARLSAAQVTTATALAAAVMTVLMGLVGNAPLALAAGLGINGIVAFQMAPSMTWAQAFGLVVLEGVCIVLMAVSGVRERIMNAIPRPLKMAITVGIGLYIALVGLVSAGFVTRMPDSAETTVPVRLGASGHLHGWPIVVFCFGLLLMIVLMARKVPGAVLISIGVATVFAVVLHEGFGVGGWGLTAPALPDHVVAAPDFGLLGHIDLFGGFASAGALAATVFLFTLVLSGFFDAMGTITSVSDEAGLSKNGKVPRMGRILLVDGAGAVAGGVTGSSPNTVFLESAAGVGEGARTGLASVVTGLLFAGTLLFTPLAGVVPAQAAAPALVVIGGMMVAQCRNIPWNDPDYTIPVFLTAALIPFTYSITNGVGAGLIAFVLIKIGRGKWREAGWLLSLLALVFAVYFAVDGVEALFR, encoded by the coding sequence ATGACCCAGACCGAAGTTCCCACCCCCGTAGTCGACGAAGTACCCGCGCAACGGCGTTCGCTGCTCGACAAGCTGTTCGAGCTGCGGGCCCGCCAATCCACGATCGGCCGTGAGGTCCGCGGCGGCGTCACGACGTTCGTCGCGATGGCCTACATCGTGCTGCTGAACCCGCTCATCCTCGGCGCCTCCGCCGACATCACCGGCGCCCGGCTCTCCGCCGCGCAGGTGACCACTGCGACGGCGCTGGCCGCCGCCGTGATGACCGTCCTCATGGGACTCGTCGGCAACGCGCCCCTCGCGCTGGCCGCCGGCCTCGGCATCAACGGCATCGTCGCGTTCCAGATGGCGCCGTCGATGACGTGGGCGCAGGCGTTCGGGCTGGTCGTGCTCGAAGGCGTGTGCATCGTGCTGATGGCGGTCAGTGGCGTCCGCGAGCGGATCATGAACGCCATCCCGCGGCCGCTCAAGATGGCCATCACCGTCGGGATCGGGCTCTACATCGCGCTCGTCGGCCTGGTGAGCGCCGGGTTCGTCACCCGGATGCCCGACTCGGCCGAGACGACGGTCCCGGTGCGCCTCGGCGCGAGCGGGCACCTGCACGGCTGGCCGATCGTCGTGTTCTGCTTCGGCCTGCTGCTGATGATCGTGCTGATGGCCCGCAAGGTCCCGGGCGCGGTGCTGATCAGCATCGGGGTGGCCACGGTGTTCGCTGTCGTGCTGCACGAGGGGTTCGGCGTCGGCGGCTGGGGCCTGACCGCCCCGGCGCTGCCCGACCACGTCGTCGCGGCGCCGGACTTCGGGCTCCTGGGTCACATCGACCTGTTCGGCGGGTTCGCCTCGGCGGGCGCGCTCGCGGCCACGGTCTTCCTGTTCACGCTGGTGCTGTCCGGGTTCTTCGACGCGATGGGCACGATCACCAGCGTTTCGGACGAAGCCGGGCTGTCGAAGAACGGCAAGGTCCCGCGGATGGGCCGGATCCTGCTGGTCGACGGCGCGGGCGCGGTCGCGGGCGGCGTCACCGGGTCGTCGCCGAACACGGTTTTCCTGGAGTCTGCGGCGGGGGTCGGCGAAGGCGCGCGGACGGGGCTGGCGAGTGTCGTCACCGGGCTGCTGTTCGCCGGGACGCTGCTGTTCACCCCGCTCGCCGGGGTCGTCCCGGCCCAGGCCGCGGCGCCCGCCCTGGTGGTCATCGGCGGCATGATGGTCGCGCAGTGCCGGAACATCCCGTGGAACGACCCCGACTACACGATCCCGGTGTTCCTCACCGCGGCGCTGATCCCGTTCACCTACTCGATCACCAACGGCGTCGGCGCCGGCCTGATCGCGTTCGTGCTGATCAAGATCGGCCGCGGCAAGTGGCGCGAAGCCGGTTGGCTGCTTTCCCTGCTGGCGCTGGTGTTCGCGGTGTACTTCGCCGTCGACGGCGTCGAAGCCCTCTTCCGTTAA
- a CDS encoding nucleoside deaminase, which produces MTTSISVEQEWLDQAIRIAETNVANGGGPFGALIVKDGEIVSTGVNRVTANLDPTAHAEVVAIRAACQALGDFKLDGCVLVSSCEPCPMCLSSALWARVDKVIFAADRDDAAKAGFDDRAFYELFDRPRETWTVPVTRLSTKDGFAPFAAWLDKADRTDY; this is translated from the coding sequence ATGACCACGTCGATTTCCGTCGAGCAGGAATGGCTCGACCAGGCCATCCGCATCGCGGAGACCAACGTCGCGAACGGCGGCGGCCCGTTCGGCGCGCTGATCGTGAAGGACGGTGAGATCGTCTCGACCGGCGTCAACCGCGTGACCGCCAACCTCGACCCGACCGCGCACGCCGAAGTCGTCGCGATCCGGGCGGCCTGCCAGGCGCTCGGCGACTTCAAGCTGGACGGCTGCGTGCTCGTGTCCAGCTGCGAGCCGTGCCCGATGTGCCTGTCCTCGGCGCTGTGGGCGCGGGTGGACAAGGTGATCTTCGCCGCCGACCGCGACGACGCCGCCAAGGCCGGCTTCGACGACCGGGCCTTCTACGAACTCTTCGACCGTCCGCGCGAAACGTGGACGGTACCCGTGACGCGACTGTCCACGAAGGACGGTTTCGCGCCGTTCGCGGCCTGGCTCGACAAAGCCGACCGCACCGACTACTGA